A single region of the Streptomyces sp. NBC_01262 genome encodes:
- a CDS encoding VMAP-C domain-containing protein produces MTDLGGGGARGDGVDPFETLAPLLAAATVRIHSLSGGHDLDDGYAEVSGSGFFVAPNWVLTCAHVALRAEGTTVAGTGREVGVSFGTRTVPGVVEWADPPGPVDDHDSWPAPDLALIRLLEPGVPHPCVWLTDRTSKVFTPNEVAFFGCTAESGEIVEYSGRCTIRGELGRRGLLRLGSEDEIPEGVSGGPLVDLVRGEVIGVVKAQRYGADGGLAVSVVQLRRLPVPTDPASAQAEDLYQTVMHAHDRHHADRHRNVHHKYGTWTDAQSDLRGSAAGHGLTPGRRTELLGLLAELPPPVSTRALEDLVSLIRGQTCEGLPLAPRAWRDGLGLLYGLRGGRSELEAVLRYAVHAATADRHHPAAGGTERAVWRWAEREAADAELSRAFRRQLIEERSNRLESRVVGRPSAPGLWNAGPGSVILEITERRWEPGHYDWRVRLSGASGASGEVTADEGHAVHHDDLRRQLAGPLSEAFRRQDTPGHPVPFYVCLPAPLFGLPVDDWRIPADASAVGATRPVLVRCSDREPGTASPVRSRRWDAVHADSEPLVVVVDCDDGRPVTGPKGATLNGLAHHAVPALCRRPGADQAATEHQDILAAGFGVALWRRGTTEFDPFCEDYHRGLLRTVEAAGGADGLPGAVWQLRANLAKGRTQAFWSKGITLLYDDPDRPVFDAGQMLEAP; encoded by the coding sequence GTGACGGACCTGGGCGGCGGGGGCGCGCGGGGTGACGGCGTGGACCCCTTCGAGACACTCGCGCCGCTGCTGGCGGCGGCGACGGTACGTATCCACAGCCTGTCCGGCGGGCATGACCTTGATGACGGGTACGCGGAGGTCTCGGGGAGCGGGTTCTTCGTAGCGCCCAACTGGGTACTCACTTGCGCGCATGTCGCGTTACGCGCGGAGGGGACGACGGTGGCTGGTACGGGACGAGAGGTCGGGGTGAGCTTCGGTACCCGTACCGTGCCCGGTGTGGTCGAGTGGGCGGACCCGCCGGGGCCGGTGGACGACCACGATTCCTGGCCCGCGCCGGACCTCGCGCTCATCCGGCTGCTGGAGCCGGGGGTGCCCCACCCGTGCGTGTGGCTCACCGACCGCACCTCGAAGGTCTTCACGCCCAACGAGGTCGCGTTCTTCGGCTGTACGGCGGAGAGCGGCGAGATCGTGGAGTACAGCGGGCGCTGCACGATCCGGGGGGAGCTCGGCAGGCGGGGGCTGCTCCGGCTCGGCAGCGAGGACGAGATCCCCGAGGGCGTCTCCGGCGGTCCCCTGGTCGACCTCGTGCGGGGCGAGGTGATCGGCGTCGTCAAGGCGCAGCGCTACGGCGCCGACGGCGGCCTGGCGGTCTCGGTCGTCCAGCTCCGCCGGTTACCCGTCCCCACCGACCCCGCCTCCGCACAGGCCGAGGACCTCTACCAGACGGTCATGCACGCGCACGACCGTCACCACGCCGACCGCCACCGCAACGTCCACCACAAGTACGGCACCTGGACCGACGCCCAGAGCGACCTTCGGGGTTCGGCCGCCGGTCACGGCCTCACCCCCGGCCGCCGCACCGAACTGCTGGGGCTGCTGGCCGAGTTGCCGCCGCCGGTCAGCACCCGGGCCCTGGAGGACCTGGTCTCGCTGATACGCGGCCAGACCTGCGAAGGGCTGCCGCTCGCACCGCGCGCCTGGCGGGACGGCCTCGGGCTGCTGTACGGACTGCGCGGCGGCCGCAGCGAACTGGAGGCGGTGCTGCGCTACGCGGTGCACGCGGCGACCGCGGACCGTCACCATCCCGCCGCCGGGGGAACGGAGCGGGCCGTGTGGAGGTGGGCGGAGCGCGAGGCGGCCGACGCCGAACTGTCCCGCGCGTTCCGCAGGCAGCTCATCGAGGAGCGCAGCAACCGGCTGGAGTCGAGGGTGGTCGGCCGGCCTTCGGCGCCCGGCCTCTGGAACGCCGGTCCGGGGTCGGTGATCCTGGAGATCACCGAACGCCGGTGGGAGCCGGGCCACTACGACTGGCGGGTCCGCCTCTCCGGAGCCTCCGGAGCCTCCGGCGAAGTGACGGCGGACGAGGGCCATGCCGTCCACCACGACGACCTGCGGCGCCAGTTGGCCGGCCCGCTGTCCGAGGCGTTCCGCCGCCAGGACACCCCCGGCCACCCCGTACCCTTCTACGTCTGCCTGCCCGCGCCGCTGTTCGGCCTCCCCGTCGACGACTGGCGGATCCCGGCCGACGCCAGTGCGGTGGGCGCGACCCGCCCCGTACTGGTCCGCTGCTCCGACCGGGAACCGGGCACGGCATCGCCGGTCCGCAGCCGCCGCTGGGACGCGGTCCACGCGGACTCCGAACCGCTCGTGGTCGTCGTGGACTGCGACGACGGCAGGCCGGTGACCGGGCCGAAGGGCGCCACCCTGAACGGGCTCGCCCACCACGCGGTGCCGGCCCTGTGCCGCCGCCCGGGGGCGGACCAGGCCGCCACGGAGCACCAGGACATCCTCGCCGCCGGATTCGGCGTGGCCCTGTGGCGCCGCGGCACCACGGAGTTCGACCCGTTCTGCGAGGACTACCACCGCGGACTGCTGCGCACCGTCGAGGCCGCCGGAGGCGCGGACGGGCTGCCGGGCGCCGTATGGCAGCTCCGTGCCAACCTCGCCAAGGGCCGGACCCAGGCGTTCTGGTCCAAGGGGATCACCCTGCTGTACGACGACCCCGACCGCCCGGTGTTCGACGCCGGCCAGATGCTGGAGGCGCCATGA
- a CDS encoding AAA family ATPase, giving the protein MIPHSDADPPGPNAVGEWLIYRGAGEPHDGIDLLPDPPPWRDFDGGPLVEPGPAADGSSTRRLGAQRHLAELHRPGAEELEIINAALYLRRPLLVTGSPGTGKSTLAHAVAYELGLGRVLRWPVLSRTTLGDGLYHYDAIARLQDTQISAGTRGATPGGIGSYIRLGPLGTALLPTAKPRVLLIDELDKSDIDLPNDLLNVLEEGEFGIPELQRIAEHEPEVQVLTDDGARVTVQDGRIRCRAFPFVVLTSNGERDFPAPLLRRCIHLELGQPDHQRLANVVRAHLGEEAARSGDDLIRLFLSRSRSELLAADQLLNAIYLTHHTTPPTRDRLADMLIQRLDRAR; this is encoded by the coding sequence ATGATCCCTCACAGCGACGCGGATCCCCCCGGTCCGAACGCGGTTGGCGAGTGGCTCATCTACCGAGGAGCCGGCGAGCCGCACGACGGGATCGATCTGCTGCCCGACCCGCCGCCCTGGCGGGACTTCGACGGCGGCCCGCTCGTCGAGCCCGGCCCGGCCGCCGACGGCTCCTCGACCCGCAGGCTCGGCGCCCAGCGCCACCTGGCCGAGCTGCACCGTCCCGGCGCCGAGGAGCTGGAGATCATCAACGCCGCCCTCTACCTGCGGCGTCCGCTCCTGGTCACCGGCAGCCCGGGCACCGGCAAGAGCACCCTCGCCCACGCGGTCGCGTACGAACTCGGGCTGGGCCGCGTCCTGCGCTGGCCGGTGCTGAGCCGCACCACCCTGGGCGACGGCCTCTACCACTACGACGCCATAGCCCGGCTCCAGGACACCCAGATCTCGGCCGGCACGAGGGGGGCGACGCCGGGCGGCATCGGGAGCTACATCCGGCTCGGGCCGCTGGGCACCGCCCTGCTGCCCACCGCCAAGCCCCGGGTCCTGCTCATCGACGAGCTCGACAAGAGCGACATCGACCTGCCCAACGACCTGCTGAACGTCCTGGAGGAAGGCGAGTTCGGCATCCCCGAGCTCCAGCGGATCGCCGAACACGAGCCCGAGGTCCAGGTCCTCACCGACGACGGCGCCAGGGTGACCGTGCAGGACGGCCGCATACGCTGCCGGGCCTTCCCCTTCGTCGTTCTGACCAGCAACGGCGAGCGGGACTTCCCGGCACCTCTGCTGCGGCGCTGCATCCATCTCGAACTCGGCCAGCCCGATCACCAGCGTCTGGCCAATGTGGTGCGCGCCCATCTCGGCGAGGAGGCGGCCCGGTCGGGCGACGACCTGATACGGCTCTTCCTGTCCCGCTCCCGCAGCGAACTCCTCGCCGCCGACCAGCTCTTGAACGCCATCTACCTCACCCACCACACCACTCCGCCCACCCGCGACCGGCTCGCCGACATGCTCATCCAGCGCCTCGACCGGGCCCGGTGA